The genomic stretch TTTTTGGAGATCCTGGATATATAGATGCAGGTTAACAACAGTTTAAGTATGACAAATCAAATAAAGATCCTATTTTATTATAATTAATCTTGATAAATAAATTTTGAAACCCTTTTTAAGAACGGCTTAAAAGTGTCAAATTTTAGGTTATATGTGACAATCCGGTTTGTACGCACTCAAAGACGGACTGTTTGAATGTAACAAATTAGTGATATTGAATTTTAAGAATCATTTACCTTTAAGATGGGAAGAAGAAGCTCTTCAAGTTCTTGAGTATTACCATGATGTCCAGCAGTTTTGATGGTATGATGACCCACCACTATCTTCCATTTTGCTTTGGATTGCACCAAAGCTGAATCAACTTCCTACAAAAACTCCAGAATGTCACAAATGACAATTTTCTTTATTTAAAACACTGTCACATGTTTGAATTTGAATGGTTTTTTCAACTCCATAGCACATTAGTTCTTCTTTATCATGGTACCAACTTTGAATCTGCAAGTTGTAACTAACCTTCAAGAGCTCTGCAGTGTAAGTTTCACGAGGTAGAACACCTCTCCAATCATAGGTGTGCTTTTCAAGCTCTTCTGGGTCTGTAAAGTACTTTTCTACAAATGGATTTGTGTCCACAAAGAAAAATTCTACAATCTCTGAAAAAAAACACAAGATGATACAGATTTTAGTTTAATCAATGAAAGCTTTTGATACATTAAATATCTCATTTATTCTAAATAGAAAGTGTCATTTTATGGTATCGAGCTTCTCTATATATACACGAAGACTTAAATATATTAACACATTTATGACTCACTTATCCTAAGCAAAGAGTGTCATTTTAGGGTGtgagaaagagaaaaaaagaaagaagagaaTCAACCACAAGTGAAAAAGAAGCGAACAATCTATTTTCAATTTTCTTAAACTAGTTCTAGATAAATAGTGATTCTGAATTCTTTAACCGTTAGATTAGATTAATTTTTACAAGGTTTGTGAGATACATTACTACAATTTAATCATTTGGATAGTCAAAATATTATCTAAGTAGAAAGATATAGTGTTCGcccttaaatatatatatatatatatatatatatatatatatatatatatattttaaagaTTTGTGTCTTCTCATTTTTTTAGTAGATTTTTGTCAAATTTAAATAAAGAGCGTCAAAATGCTGTAAAATAAATTCAGAGATATCTTTGTGACACTCCTTGTACGAGACTTTGTTTTAGAGGTGAGAAACATATTTTACTAGGCAAATTCCTTTGCTTCAGCATGCATCTCACCATGTCCAATATGGTCATATTTCTTTTTTCTTctattccattatgttgaggagTATAAGGAGCAGTTACCTTATGATCAACATCATGTTTTGCACATAATACTTCAAATATCTTAGATGTGTATTCGCCACCTCCATCTGTTCGCAATaccttgatcttcttttcactctGATTTTCGACAAAcatcttgaatctcttaaagatttcgAATACTTCGTCCTTTTTCTTGATCACATAGATCCACAACTTTCGACTAAACTCATCGACAAACGAAACAAAATACTTGTTTCCACCAATGGTATTCTCCTCAAAAGGACCACATACGTCTGAATGTACAACTTCGAGTATGCATGAGGATCTTATTGGCATAGTCGAAACTAAAGACTTTATGGACTGCTTTTCGACTAGACAACCTTCACAGAGTTTGTCGGACATCTCAAGACTTGGTATACTAGTTACCATATCTTGAGTGATCAGTTGATTGAGTGACCTAACATTCAGATCGCCAAACCTCAGATGCCACAACCAACTATTTTTGTGGTCGACAACTATTTTCAGATATTGTACCTCAGTCGAACTAATCATGGTCTTAAATGTTCTATTCTTCGACAGAGGAGATTTCAAGACCAAGTTATTATGGATGTCGAAAAGTTCTAAGGCTCCATCTTTCATAACCACCGAGAACCCCTTTTCGACCAGTTGTCTAACACTTAACAGATTGCACTTCACTCCAAGGACATATagtacatctttgatcaaggtttttgCTCCATTATTCCTTTGAATAACTATGTTCCCAGTACCTTCAGTTTGTAACTAGATATTATCAGCAAGTTTGACCTTTCTCTTCTTCGACTCGTCGAAATCTACTAACCATACTTTTCGAGCAGCCTAAGTCGAGTAACCAGATCTTGGATTCGACAATGGTCATCTGCAACTGCAGCCATAACCACCATATCATCATAAACATCTGAATATTGATGTGCAAGGTTCGCTCCTTCGTCCTTGCGTTTTGTCGATCCCTTGTCTTTCTTGTACCAACAATACTTGGCCAAGTGACCCCACTTTTCACATTTATAGCACTGCACactttttttttctcttctttgtcTCTCTGATAGGAATTTCTTTTTCCTCTTTTCGAGGATTCAAAAGCTCTATCATCGATCTTATTCTTGTGAGGATTTGACTTCTTGCCTTGAGTCTTGGCTATTTTTCCTTTAAACATGTCGGAACCACCATTCTTCTTCCATGGTTGAGCGTGTAGTGCTTGTATCGAGTCTTGAACTTCTTTCGTTTCGACAATCCCAATCTCACGCGCCTCCAacgaaccaaccaaatcttctagttttagggtttcaagattgttggattcttgaatagctacgataatgtgatcaaagtgagaggtcaacgtacacattaccttctcaactatcatcttatcagttaCAGTTCACCACAACCCTTCATGAGATGGACAAGTTTCTGCACCTTCGACACATAGTCTGCAATCATTTCGTCTTCTCCCATCGACAATAATTCATATTGTTGTCGCAAAGTTTGCAACTTGACAACCTTGACTTTCTCGCCTCCTTCATAGTACTTGACAGGAATATCTCATGCCTCTTTCAATGATTCATCATGAGCGATTATGTCGAAATTAGTCGCATCAACCGCTGATTGGATGTAAAACACCACCTTACAATCCTTCTTCTTGGCATCCTTGTAAGCAATTCTCTGTGCGTCGGTTGCATCTTCACCAACCGTAGGAACACCACTAGTAACCACTTATAGGGTTTCAATCAAGGCAAATAGAAATTGCATATGTTTTCTCCATCGAAGTCAATTCTTATCGTCAAGAGTTGGAAGAGAGTTTGGTAAATTTATGTTACCATTCATCTTTGTAGTAATTGATCAACAATAATCCACGATCCCGGAAACACGATCTCTGATGTATGATTCTTAAAAACACGATCAAGAATCTAACTgaagctctagataccaatttgttagtgcGTGAGACACTTTTAGTGAGAAGAGAAAGAGATAATAAGGAAATAAGGATTAtattatttaattgaattataATACTGAATTACAAAATGTCTATTTATATACACCTAAGTGATTTGACTACTAAATAAAATAACAAACTAAATAACAAATCCTAAATCCTAATTAACTTTGGACTTGGACCACACAGCTCAACTTAGATTATATCTAATATCTCAACGTTTATATAGAAAAAGACTCTAATATTTTTGCTCATATATGTCTTAGTTATCATAAGTAGAAAGTGTCACTCTAGTGTGTGAGAAAGAGAGAAAAGAAATGAGAGAATATATTTTAAAAAGAAGAATTAAAACATAAAAAGGAATAATACCTGCATCAAGAATAAAAGATCTCAAGCAGACCCATCTGCCATCTTTTTGTCTTAGAATTGGGCTCAATTGCGCTTCAACATCACCCCTGTAGTCATGGTTTCCCAAAACTGCCACAATcaaatataaataaatttaaactTACCAATGTTTGGATCAAGccacacaaaaaaatataaataatttacttataaaaattaattttttattttttatttataaaatcATAACACATGCTACTAAAGTTTTGAAACTTTATGAAATTTAATTACCAGTGTACCAAATCTTTTGCAAGCTTGGGGCAGTGTAGATGTTAACAAATGAGTCATAGAATGCTGGATCATCAACTCCTTCTAAACCATCATCGTAAAAATTGTCACCAGTTGAGATCACAAAATCTATATTTAAATTCTCTCCCACAATTCCCATCTGAAAATCAaccaaaaaaaacaaaaaaaacaaacaTAAGCAAGTCGAAAGTTATATAATTTATACTCTAGAGATAATGatgcatttttaatatttaatatacTATTGTCGAAAACATTATCATATATCAACGTCAAATAATGGACacgcaatgttgatgaagacaGTTTCGTgtttattatatataaatgacCTAACACATGAGTTTAACAAAGGATAGGGAAAGGTGGAGTTAAAAGCAATTAATTTCTTGATTATAGGTGTGGTCGCTTTGAAAAAAAGCATTTGAAATGtgcttatttatttatttattaaaacaTGGAAAAACTCTTGAATCATTCCAACAAAGAGTACATGTTGTGTGTTTGAGTATCCTACAGAAAAATCAAAGTGGAGTGGTTTGGTCGGTAAGCTACTTGTCCATATGGTTTTGATAACAAAAATGATTACCTGCTTTGAAAAATACATCTGTTTTTATTGACTTCATTGACAATTATTGTTAAAAAAAACTATCATACTCGATTGAAAGAAGAATATATTTTATCAGAAATCAAATCACTTCAATTTTTTTACATGTTAATCAGGGTAAAAATTTATAGTGCTCACAATATAATACGTAATCCTGATTGTatcaaataattatttaaatataaacaaattaaattaaattttaagTTTACTTTAAAAATTTAAATGTAACTAGTTCACTTCATTGCTAAAATGGTTGAAATATTAACATAAATTAGAGACAAATTAATCCCTATTCTAAAATATGATTATATTAGTGTTTCTTTTGACTCAATATATATACGTGTTAATTAAAAGACTAGAATTAAAGGGGAGATTTAATTATTAATTTAGTTTATAATTTATATAGTTAATTTAAAAAATGTCttaaaatcaaaataaatttatttataCATCGTTTtgaaattattattattataactAATGAAAGAGAAAGATAGACACATATGTAATAGTGACAGATGACTATAACTTTTGATTAAATATCAATATAGCCTATGATGATTCCACGAATATACTTGAAATATGCTACCAGTGAAAGCAAAGAAAGGAGAAGAATATTTGTCTCATATAAAAAGCAAAGAAAATAACTTGTACAAAAGAAAAACATTAtataaaaagaaagaaaataacTTGTACAAAAGAAAAACATTAtataaaaagaaagaaaataacTTGTACACAAAGTAAGGAAGAAAATAACATCTAGTTAGCAagcaaaattttaagtttttatatatatatatatatatatatatatatatatatatatatatatatatatatatatatatatatatatatatatatatatatatatatatatatatatatatatatatatatatatatatatatatatatatgtatatatatataaatttcTCCTCCATTTAATATAATAATTAAGTAATATTGAACGCCTCTTATAGAAATAAATTATTAAGAGTATTACATTAATATATTGAATTTGGTGATTGCTTGCCAAAAATATATAATGgtaatttattttaaaaatcgATACAATATAGGATTTGTTTAATTTAAATTAAGTAATATTCAAgtcttttttattattttttttcaaaatcatgAAGACTCCATAAAATTTAGATTAGAGAATTTAGACGTAATCTATGAACGTCCAACCATCTAATCCAACTGCACttatttttaatttataattaGTCATGAAAACTATATAATTATGCTTAAGATTTGTAATTTTCTAATGACAATAAATAGAGTGAAAAATAAATAATACTATTAAAAAGAGGAATTGAGGGAATAAATAAATGACCTGATGAGCGACAAAAGATTGATTGTAGTTTCCTTTTCTTCCCCAATCTCCAACGACCAAAAAGTTCAGAGATTGTTGTTGTCGTTTTAGACGATGTTCGAACCTTGGAAGCTTTTCAGCAATGGAAGAATGAATCGACAATAAACATAAAACAGTAATGGAGGAGATAATTGGAGATAACATGCGTTGGTTTAAGCACAAAACCATGGCTTTCAATATGCCTCTGAATTCTCTCTCACACACAGTTTTTTTGTAACTTCTAAGAGAAGTGGTGTGTATATATAGAGTTTTTCTTTTGTAAATATGAATTATTTCAAACGATTTGTCctaaattaaattaattaaccACTTAACCTCAACCATGTGATTATATCTAGGGTCAGTTtttttcagttttttttttaaaaagtaaATCAGTATTACCTATTTTTACCAAAAAGAAATTTATAAAgaatattttataaaaaaattctAAAGAAAATGGGATTAATTAGTATACATTGACAATGTAAAAAAACTTACACTATCAATGCATCAtcatcacccgtttgtattacaatattattttaattatttgatgtttttttataattttgtaaagatattaaatattaaaaatcatttaaatttaaaactattttatttttaaaaaaaatatctTTTTAAATAGTTATGTGATTTGGATTATATTTTGAATGGatatcaaattaattaattaattttttgttatttaaaaaatattagAGTAAATTACACTCCTTTCTTACGAGAGATACTCATATTACATTATCCTTCACTTTTATGTTAAAATATACACTCATCTCCTATTTTATGTAAAAATATTACATTTTTCTTTCTTGATAGTTACTCATATAACATTATCCTCTCCTCTTGGGTTAAAGTACAATCCTCTGTCTTCTTATATGTTACATTTTCCTCTCCTAAGACATGTTTATCCTAATTTTTTTTTATCTAGTAGTCTAGTTGCCAGAATTTTACCTACCCTTTAAAGGTGTACAAAATAGGATGTCGTATGTTTGAATCCACACTCATGCAATCACTTCCCCTTAAAGGTGAACAAGATATATATTCACATCCATTCTTCAACAAAACATATTAGAAAAAAAATTGCATGCTCTTGATACATTCAATGACGTGTAACCTTTGTATCAGGAGGTAATGCTTCTTCGACCTCTCGGTTGGTCCGTGAATATTTATTGGATTCTTCCCTATTTTTGTTTCCTTGTTTATTTTTTTTGTTTCCCCTTCTATTTGTTTCTTCCTTCTTAAACCCTATATCATAATTTGGCTTACTAACGACTAGCTTTACCTCGTATTGTATATTTAACAAGTAATTCTTCATATTCTTATTGTTGGGTGAGAATATGGAGTAGAGAAATAGTCTATAGGGGTGAATAGACCCTTATTAAACAATTTGACCAATTTTCCAAAAATAGAATATCACAGGTTTTTCAAAATCCTCGAAAGTCTTAAAGCAAAAATATAGATCTAATGATTATATTGAAATTCAACACGTTGGTAAATATACAAAATTCACAAATCTCACAGATTCTTCAAAGACAATGATTAATTGAGTAATTGTAGATTATACGAGATATGTCATGTACAATGATTCAATTAATACCAGATTCTAACAACATTAGTTTTCTAGAGTTTAATCATCACTAAAGCTTAATTAGGTACCAATTCTAACAAAACCTAATCTTACATAATAAATCGCTACCAACTGAAATGAACGATACACTACGCTAAGAATTGAAAACTTAAGCATGCAATTTCCTACGAAAACTAAAATGaaagtgtgtgtgtgtgcgcgtgcgCGCGCGCGTGTTCGCACGTGTGCGTGTGTTGTAACTCCACAAACcccaaaacttatataaaaaGAATTACTCTACAATTTAAGGTGTCACTACGACAACCAACCAACAACTTTCAAAAACATTTATCAACATGCAGCGGGAGTAACATAATAACAACTTCAAGTTAAACTTCTCAAATAAAGTATTAAACGTTAAACCACATAATTCAACATTAACTCAAACATAGCAAAAACGATATATTCCCGATGTTACAAGATCAGAGCATTAAAACCACCAAATTACGATAAAACGATAAGTAAACAAAGGTAAGCTCCAAGAAGCTATCTTCCACCCACATCAATAAAACTCTACTCCTGATTATCTGTAAGATTCACATGGTGGCAATATTAAGCAAAATGGGTGAAAATAAACTTCATATATAAACGGTGTAAAGAATGCAATGGTAGATAAACACACAACACATCACACATTCAATACATAATCGACATTATCACAACCTCACACCCAATTCACAACGATGTAAACATATATGCAATGTAACTCACGACACAATGTGACACTATGCATGTGGTAGCAACTTAACATTTGGTTCTCTGAAGAACTGGGTCCCCCCCTTCTAAACCCATGAACCCCCTTCTGAACTTGGGACAAGCCATTAGACCCCCCTTATGAACTAGAAAACATGTATCTTTCAACAACACGACACAATGATACATGTCAATACAAAATcattgcaacaacaataacaatgCTTATGATCCCCCTTTTGACCATAATTAAGAAGTATTGACACACAATAGTAATTCCTCATTCTGAACTACAATTCAATAATCATACAACAATGCATACAAGCATAGAAATAGTCCTCTCATTCTAAACTATTTATCATCAAGTCAACAATACATAATTAATCACCACATAATCATGCAATTAGTCATAACATTTCACATAATTCCAAACAGTGCTTAACAACATCCATTAACCATCAAAACATCACACTGTCACACGAATCAACTCGAAACGACACAATCTTGCATTGTCATCCTCGCTAAGCGACCCCGTAGATCGTTAAGCGAGACTCACAAAAAAATAGAACCCTCCCTCTATCATGCTTACTAAGCAAACACAGTAGCTCTCTAAGTGAAGCTCCCCTCGTTGAGCAATATCGTTCAGACCTGTAAAAATCAGAAACACGATTCCACCATTGGAGCCCTGTCAAAGCTCCAATTTCACACCCAGAACACTCAAATCAATCAAGAATGAATCATACACAATTCTAACGCTTAGACATGTTAATTTCACATAGATTCATAGTTAATTTCACCAATTTATCATGAATTAAGGTCATACTCTTAAAAACTCAAACAAATGAATTAATAACAACAATTTGCAGATTTTACATGCTTTCTTCATGCATTAATTTGACACAATACAGTGCAATGCATTAATTTGACACAATACAGTGCACGGAATTCAcacaacaacatcaattaaaGCTGGTTATACATATATTCATAATCAAAATCTTACACataaaaaaataacaaaatatGAGAAAACCTAGAGGATTAAGGAGCCCTCAATACCCTTCATCAATCACACCAATATATGAAGCAGTTCCCTCTTACCTCAAATTCCTAGCAACAAATTCAAAATTTGATTAAGGTTAGTGGTTTGAGTTCTTCCCTCTTCAAGCCCTTGTTCTCGCTTTGCCTCTTTTTTGCAAATAACGCGTACCAACTACTCTCAGGTTTGCTAATCCCTTTTTATCTCTAAAAACTTAATTTAATCTTTTACTAATTACACTATGGCCTAACTCCTTTTATAATTCTCACCACTTCCCTTATTTTTTCTATTTATTtcaattaattaaaaataagttattatttctaattatttctaattatttttattattctaCCAACCCACTAGCACTCTCATATGCACCTCCCACTcataatatatttaattaaattgtACCATATactaaataattaaataaaaacatgAATAATCTTATTAAATGAATTAATCAAAATTTAAGGTGTTACAACTCTCTCCTACGCAAAAAAATTCCGCCCTCAAAAATTACCTGAATGGAATAAAGTTGGGTACAACTCTCTCATCTGACTCTCCAACTCCTACGTCATGCTGCCTCCAGTAGGTTGTCCTCACGCCACATTTACCAGCATAATTTCCTTGCCTCTCAAGTGCTTCACTTCGCGATCCTCTACTCTCGAGGGAGATGCCTCAACAGTCAAGTTCTCTCTAACTTGCACATCGTCCACTTGAATCAGATGGATCGGGAATATACTTCCTCAGTTGAGACAAATGAGCGACATCATAAAGATTCGAAAGAAATAACGGTAAAGCAACTATGTAGACCAATTCTCCTACTCGTTTCATAATCTCATAAGGACCAATAAAACAAGGAGTGAGATTTTGAGAATTCAAATCTCGACTAACACAAGTTACCGGAGTAACTCGCAAAAAAACATaatctccctcttggaactcaagtgctttcctcctcttatcatgataactcttaTGGCGACTCTgcgaagctttcatcttctcttggattATCTTGATCTTCTCAGAGGTTTTATGCACAATCTCAAGTCCAATCACTGCCttctcacctgattcataccaacataaaggagtcCTACACCTCATACAATACAAAGCCTCAAATggtgtcattccaatactagaATGAAAATTGTTGTTATAGGTGAACTCAATCAATGGCAAGTAGatatcccaagcacctccttgtTCTGACACACAAGCCCTCAATAGATcttccaaggattggatagtccTTTCCGTTTGACCGTATGTCTGCGGATGATAAGCAAAACTTAACTGCAACTTAGTCTCCAACGCTTCCTGCAAGCTCTGCCAAAACCTTGATGTGAATCTTAGATCCCTATCCAACACAATATTTGAAGGAATACCATGCAAGTTAACAACCTTTTCAATATACAAATCGGGCAACTTCTGCAAAGGATAACTAATCTTAATCATAATGAAATTATCCGATTTAGTCAGTCTATCAACAATAACCCAAATGAAATCACATCTTTTCGTCGTCTTCAGCAGACTCACCAtaaaatccatggaaatgctgTCTCATTTCCACTCAAGAATGCTCGACGGTTGCATCAGACCCAATAACTTCTGATGTTCGATCTTCAACTTCTGACAAGTCAATCAAGCATAAACAAACTCAACTATTTCCTTCTTCATTCATCATAACTAAAACATTTTCTTAGTGGCACCGAGAGGAATACTCAGACCACTCCTATGATCTTCCTCCAAAATTCTCTTCTTCAGGTCTGGCACATCTGGTACACAAACTCTGTCTCTGAATCTTATCACACCGTTCTCGTCGATTCTGAAATCACCTCTTTTACCTTAATTGATTAACACCAACCGATCGATCAATCCCTAGTCAATTTTCTGACCTTTTCTGATTTTTTCAAGGATACACTGGtcagcttcaacatacccaacttcacactaTTATGAGTCCTTTCACACAACAAACTCATGTCTCTGAATTGTTCAATCAATTCCAATTCTCGAACCATCAGCATCAACATATGCAACGACTTCCTACTCAACGCATCAACTACAATGTTTGCTTTACCCAGATGGTAACTCAAGCCAAAATCGTAATCCTTTAGAAATTCGACCGACCTCCTCAGTCTCATAATCAACATTTTTGATCtaacaagtacttcaaactccTGTGGTCACTAAATACTTCAAATCTGGAGCCAAACATATAATGTCTCCAAATTTTTAACACAAACACCACGACTGCCAACTCCATATCATGTGTAGGCTAATTCCTCTCATGAAatttcaactgtctagaagcataagccaTAACCTGACCattttgcatcaacacaccacctagacctatcttcgaagcatcacaatacatCACAAATGATTCACTTGGACTTGGAAAAATTTAAGTTGGAGCAGACGTCAACTTCCTCTTGAGTTCTTGAAAACTCTCTTCACACTACATATCCCAAACATAAGCTTTACCCTTTCAACTCAACTGCATCAAAGGCAATGCTAGCTCCGAAAAGCCTTCAATAAACCTTCCATAGTAACCAGCCAAATCAAGAAAACTCCTGATCTCAGTGACAAACTTTAGAGTTTCCCATTGCAACACAACATTGATCTTCGAGGGATCAACGACAATACCACCACTATAAATCATATGTCCAAGATAAATCACTTCTCTCAACTAGAACTCACACTTGAATAACTTGTCATAAAGCTTCCTCTCTCATAATGTCTGCAACAATACCCTCAAATGCTCCACATGCTCTTCATCAGACTTAGAATGTATTAAAATGTTGTCGATGAACACAACCATAAAATGATCTAAATAAGGATGGAAAATCatattcatatattccataaacacaaCTGGAGCACTAGATACTCCAAACGACATCAAAAAATACTCATAATGACCATATCTCGTTCTTAACGCAGTCTTTGAACATATAGAAATACATGAAACAAGAAATCCATCAGTTGTGAGATGGATTAGATTACATTAAAGTGTTTGCACTTGTAGCTAGACATGAAATAATCAGACTGGTTATCGCTATACCTGCTAATAGAAATTGGCTTCTAATGTATTTAGATGTGAAATCTGCATTTTTGAATGGTCATTTACAAGATGAAGTTTATGTat from Lathyrus oleraceus cultivar Zhongwan6 chromosome 7, CAAS_Psat_ZW6_1.0, whole genome shotgun sequence encodes the following:
- the LOC127102812 gene encoding purple acid phosphatase 7; amino-acid sequence: MVLCLNQRMLSPIISSITVLCLLSIHSSIAEKLPRFEHRLKRQQQSLNFLVVGDWGRKGNYNQSFVAHQMGIVGENLNIDFVISTGDNFYDDGLEGVDDPAFYDSFVNIYTAPSLQKIWYTVLGNHDYRGDVEAQLSPILRQKDGRWVCLRSFILDAEIVEFFFVDTNPFVEKYFTDPEELEKHTYDWRGVLPRETYTAELLKEVDSALVQSKAKWKIVVGHHTIKTAGHHGNTQELEELLLPILKSNNVDAYINGHDHCLEHIIDKESGIQFLTSGGGSKAWRGDVKPWDEEELKLYHDGQGFMSVQMTETNVDIVFYDVFGKVLHTWKMSKEFKSAA